From a region of the Mercurialis annua linkage group LG1-X, ddMerAnnu1.2, whole genome shotgun sequence genome:
- the LOC126665080 gene encoding UDP-galactose/UDP-glucose transporter 3-like, translating into MKTSSKTISKLAHPNAPLGYGLCCLNLAFDGFTNATQDSLTARYPKTSAWEIMLGMNLWGTIYNMLYMFGLPQAIGYEAIHFCKQHPEAAWDIFLYCLCGAVDQNFIFLTISRFGSLANTTITTTRKFVSIVVSSLLSGNPLSTKQWGCVAMVFSGLSYQIYLKWKKLQKLQKKRKAT; encoded by the exons ATGAAG ACTAGCTCGAAAACCATCAGCAAGCTGGCACATCCAAATGCACCTCTAGGATATGGGCTTTGCTGTTTGAACCTTGCATTTGATGGGTTTACAAATGCTACTCAAGATTCACTTACAGCAAG GTATCCAAAAACAAGCGCCTGGGAGATAATGTTGGGAATGAATTTATGGGGTACCATATATAATATGCTCTACATGTTTGGTTTGCCACAGGCCATTGGATATGAAGCAATTCATTTCTGCAAACAGCATCCGGAGGCAGCATGGGACATTTTTCTCTACTGTCTATGTGGTGCAGTGGATcagaatttcatctttttaacaattagcAGATTTGGGTCTCTTGCTAACACCACTATCACCACAACTCGCAAATTTGTCAGCATTGTGGTGTCTTCTCTGTTGAGTGGAAATCCCCTGTCAACAAAACAATGGGGTTGCGTTGCCATGGTCTTCTCCGGGTTGTCGTACCAGATCTATCTCAAGTGGAAAAAGTTGCAGAAGCTGCAGAAGAAGAGAAAGGCTACATGA